A genomic segment from Nicotiana sylvestris chromosome 1, ASM39365v2, whole genome shotgun sequence encodes:
- the LOC104214031 gene encoding uncharacterized protein: MVFIIGLKAYLEVIRLIQSVVPHMTSKKKGKIVNVGSCIALDPGPWSGAYSASKAVVHSFTDTLRNYTKLDNVGPKYYYCMFKYKMATGAFVPDMVPMYCKCEMPYNPDEFMVNNIDENSQVNWITWSFSSLLFSISSATPAVFLSLPRARVYNFGGQVILPLAHKAEHEELLEVIKMEGVCHSPEDVIMPRDMFLLQEISSRTRRRRRESTATLGYQSASRVMTSRHSSSSLISSSPVNFTTFGYRRRFPARFDSSLLTNSGQTKCRRRCCPVPVFRARFNFNFKGPLESDDWVNVRNVIEFLARFHELTKKVSGSRYVTCNSHFEDVSELYCHLKMCLASEDGHLRKMAEQMQEKFKKYWGEPEKMNKMIFIASVLDPHNKFEYVEGALEELFGEEKGKKINAEVYAYMNSLFGEYLKKYSTESCPQFPSSSTSSNNTSNTPSGSVISASKIRTKLSLKKQKEDNGSGGAKSELDKYISEEQEPFSEEFDILSWWKTHAPRFPILSELARDVLAIPISSVASECAFSTGGRILDSFRSSLTTKYRREESY, encoded by the exons ATGGTATTCATAATTGGTTTGAAGGCATATTTAGAAGTGATAAGGTTAATTCAATCTGTTGTTCCTCACATGACATccaagaagaaaggaaaaatcgtAAATGTTGGAAGTTGCATTGCTTTAGATCCGGGACCATGGTCAGGTGCTTATAGTGCATCCAAAGCTGTTGTACACTCATTTACTGATACCTTGAG GAACTATACTAAGCTTGATAATGTTGGTCCGAAGTATTACTACTGCATGTTCAAGTATAAAATGGCAACTGGAGCTTTTGTGCCAGATATGGTTCCAAT GTATTGCAAATGCGAGATGCCATATAATCCGGATGAGTTTATGGTTAACAATATTGATGAGAATAGTCAAGTAAATTGGATCACTTGGtctttctcttctcttctcttctcaaTCTCT AGTGCGACTCCTGCAGTATTTCTCAG CCTACCTAGGGCCCGAGTCTATAATTTTGGGGGTCAAGTGATACTTCCACTAGCACACAAAGCTGAACATGAAGAG TTGCTGGAGGTCATCAAGATGGAAGGAGTTTGCCATTCACCAGAAGATGTTATAATGCCAAGAGATATGTTCCTACTGCAA GAGATATCATCGAGAACGAGAAGAAGAAGACGAGAATCGACTGCGACTCTAGGATATCAGTCTGCGAGTCGAGTTATGACCAGTCGACATTCGAGCTCGAGTCTCATCTCATCTTCACCGGTTAACTTCACtactttt GGTTATAGGCGGCGATTTCCAGCTCGATTCGATTCCTCACTCCTCACAAATTCCGGGCAAACGAAGTGTCGAAGACGCTGCTGTCCTGTTCCAGTGTTCCGAGCTCgattcaatttcaatttcaaag GTCCTCTTGAATCTGATGATtgggtgaatgtgaggaatgtgaTAGAGTTTCTTGCAAGATTTCACGAGCTAACTAAAAAAGTTTCAGGTTCACGTTATGTCACTTGTAATTCTCATTTTGAGGATGTATCTGAACTTTATTGTCATTTGAAAATGTGTTTAGCTAGTGAGGATGGGCATTTGAGAAAAATGGCTGAGCAAATGCAAGAAAAGttcaagaagtattggggtgagcctgaaaagatgaataaaatgatttttattgcttccgtcTTGGATCCACATAACAAATTTGAATATGTTGAGggagcacttgaagaactttttggggaggaaaaagggaagaaaataaatgcTGAGGTGTATGCTTATATGAATTCTTTGTTTGGAGAGTATCTAAAAAAGTATTCAACCGAATCTTGTCCTCAATTTCCATCTAGTTCTACATCATCTAACAACACATCTAATACACCTAGTGGGAGTGTTATAAGTGCATCAAAAATTAGGACTAAGCTTAGCTTaaagaaacaaaaggaagacAATGGAAGTGGGGGTGCTAAATCGGAGTTGGATAAATACATTAGTGAAGAACAAGAGCCTTTTAGTGAAGAATTTGATATCTTGAGTTGGTGGAAAACACATGCTCCTAGATTTCCTATTCTTTCGGAGTTGGCTCGTGATGTGTTGGCAATTCCAATTTCTAGTGTGGCGTCGGAATGCGCGTTTAGCACTGGTGGCCgtattcttgattcatttaggagttcattgactACTAAATAT AGAAGAGAAGAATCCTATTAG